From the Daucus carota subsp. sativus chromosome 8, DH1 v3.0, whole genome shotgun sequence genome, one window contains:
- the LOC108200025 gene encoding GDP-mannose 3,5-epimerase 1 — MGSTEQNLYGAYTYESLEREPYWPAENLRISITGAGGFIASHIARRLKSEGHYIIASDWKKNEHMPEDMFCHEFHLADLRVMDNCLKVTQNVDHVFNLAADMGGMGFIQSNHSVIMYNNTMISFNMLEAGRINGVKRLFYASSACIYPEFKQLETNVSLKESDAWPAEPQDAYGLEKLATEELCKHYTKDFGIECRIGRFHNIYGPFGTWKGGREKAPAAFCRKALTSTDKFEMWGDGLQTRSFTFIDECVEGVLRLTKSDFREPVNIGSDEMVSMNEMAEIVLSFEDRKLPIQHIPGPEGVRGRNSDNTLIKEKLGWAPTMKLKDGLRITYFWIKEQIEKEKAKGGDMSVYGSSKVVGTQAPVQLGSLRAADGKE, encoded by the exons ATGGGCAGCACTGAGCAAAACCTCTACGGAGCATACACCTACGAGAGCCTTGAGAGGGAACCTTACTGGCCTGCTGAAAATCTCAGAATTTCCATCACTGGAGCAGGTGGATTCATTGCCTCCCATATTGCGAGGCGTTTGAAGAGCGAAGGACATTACATCATTGCTTCTGACTGGAAGAAAAATGAGCACATGCCAGAAGACATGTTTTGTCATGAGTTTCATCTTGCTGATCTTAGAGTCATGGATAACTGTTTAAAAGTTACACAGAATGTTGACCATGTGTTTAATCTTGCTGCTGATATGGGAGGTATGGGCTTCATTCAGTCTAATCACTCAGTGATAATGTACAACAACACGATGATTAGTTTCAACATGCTTGAAGCAGGAAGGATCAATGGCGTCAAGAG GTTGTTTTATGCGTCTAGCGCTTGTATCTACCCTGAGTTTAAGCAATTGGAAACTAATGTGAGCTTGAAGGAGTCTGATGCGTGGCCTGCAGAG CCTCAAGATGCATATGGCTTAGAAAAGCTAGCAACAGAAGAATTGTGCAAGCACTACACCAAGGATTTCGGTATTGAATGCCGAATTGGACGCTTCCACAACATTTATGGACCATTTGGAACATGGAAAG GTGGAAGAGAAAAGGCCCCTGCTGCTTTTTGTAGAAAAGCACTAACTTCTACTGATAAGTTTGAGATGTGGGGTGATGGTCTGCAAACTAGATCATTCACTTTCATAGATGAATGTGTTGAAGGTGTCCTGAG GTTGACAAAGTCTGATTTCCGAGAGCCAGTAAATATTGGAAGTGATGAGATGGTAAGCATGAATGAAATGGCGGAGATCGTCCTCAGCTTTGAGGATAGGAAACTTCCTATCCAGCACATACCTGGCCCTGAGGGTGTCCGTGGACGGAACTCGGATAACACTCTGATTAAGGAGAAGCTTGGTTGGGCCCCTACCATGAAGCTAAAG GACGGATTGAGGATCACATACTTCTGGATAAAGGAGCAAATTGAGAAAGAGAAAGCTAAGGGTGGTGACATGTCAGTTTATGGGTCATCAAAAGTTGTGGGGACGCAGGCTCCAGTCCAGTTGGGTTCTCTTCGTGCAGCTGATGGCAAAGAATGA
- the LOC108200000 gene encoding uncharacterized protein LOC108200000: protein MRPTKILPFDSQTIREVPIRSDAVKPVLKSRLMRLFDRQFRVSSTEKPSTGGEAQFSKAEVASAELFEPSSVCLTKMVQNFIEESNEKQLTQKCGRNRCNCFNGIGNDSSDDEFDVSSGFGDDLKPKAWCGDFSETIKNLIQCASVSERNLLADTSNIVEKNKICKQKDDLRRILTDELVFHGYNASICKSRWEKSALYPAGEYEYIDVLVDGEERILIDIDFKSEFEIARSTSNYKTILQSLPYIYVGKADRLKQVVSIISEAAKQSLKKRGMHIPPWRKAEYMRAKWLSPYTRTTASPESGEELAKEESVECDCGELELIFGKSDSFSSEKSDGGDEKTTAVTSPWQPPAVKPKSCDRGGKAVVTGLASLFKEKA, encoded by the exons ATGCGGCCGACGAAGATTTTACCGTTTGATTCGCAGACGATTAGAGAAGTGCCGATCCGCAGTGATGCGGTCAAGCCTGTGTTGAAATCGCGGCTTATGAGGCTTTTTGACCGACAATTTCGCGTCTCGTCGACGGAGAAGCCGAGTACTGGTGGCGAAGCTCAATTCAGCAAGGCGGAAGTAGCTAGTGCTGAATTGTTCGAGCCGAGCTCTGTTTGCTTGACGAAAATGGTGCAGAATTTCATAGAAGAGAGTAATGAAAAGCAGTTGACGCAGAAATGCGGACGGAATCGATGTAATTGTTTTAACGGAATCGGAAATGATAGTTCTGACGACGAGTTTGATGTTTCTTCTGGTTTTGGTGATGATTTGAAGCCTAAAGCTTGGTGCGGCGACTTCTCCGAGACGATTAAG AATTTGATTCAATGCGCAAGCGTTTCGGAAAGGAATTTGTTAGCAGATACTTCGAATATCGTCGAGAAGAACAAAATTTGCAAACAAAAGGACGATCTGAGAAGAATTCTCACCGATGAATTAGTGTTTCACGGTTACAATGCCTCAATCTGTAAATCGCGGTGGGAGAAATCTGCTCTATATCCAGCTG GTGAATATGAATACATAGACGTGCTTGTGGACGGAGAGGAGAGAATACTAATCGACATAGACTTCAAATCAGAGTTCGAGATAGCAAGATCGACATCAAATTACAAAACAATTCTGCAATCTCTACCGTACATCTACGTCGGAAAAGCCGATCGTCTGAAACAAGTGGTTTCGATCATCTCCGAAGCAGCGAAACAGAGCTTAAAGAAGAGAGGAATGCACATTCCTCCGTGGCGGAAAGCGGAGTACATGAGAGCCAAATGGTTGTCTCCGTACACCAGAACCACAGCATCCCCCGAGTCAGGAGAGGAATTAGCGAAAGAAGAGAGTGTAGAGTGCGATTGCGGAGAGTTGGAGTTAATTTTTGGGAAGAGTGATAGTTTTTCGTCGGAGAAAAGTGACGGTGGCGATGAGAAAACAACGGCCGTGACGTCGCCCTGGCAGCCACCGGCGGTGAAGCCGAAGAGCTGTGACAGAGGAGGCAAGGCAGTTGTTACCGGATTAGCTTCTCTCTTCAAGGAGAAAGCttga